In Brassica napus cultivar Da-Ae chromosome C2, Da-Ae, whole genome shotgun sequence, the sequence AGTCGGATGGTCAGGTTGGACCTAGCACCTAAAGAGAAAATCGAGAAATAATCGAAAATTATGCGGGACagaatttttagattgtttactatgttataaaacatgttaatctttaactgtgtataatatttatacaatttCATGCTTAAGATTGCatacaaatagaatatataaacttaatatagttaagttttcatcaaaattatgaatataaatgatatttataaaattttatatcaagtaaataaataaaaatactataaaaaataaaataaaataaaataataaaaaaatagattaggcggtCGGCTACACGGCTAGGCGGTCTAGGCCGAAAAAATCAgatatccaattttttaaacTGATTTGACATAAATCAGGATGGAAGAGTGACGCGTAGCGTCCAGACGGCCACTGCCTATTTTTAAAACATGGCTGTTTTTAGACGAAAGaaacgtttttaaaataaaaatatgtgaaTGAActgatatctatattattaaaactgaagtacctttaggtactgtttggaaacttatatagtatattaaatgaaagttgtttggaaacaagaatagcagattaaatattttattatttacatatttagtcaCTGTATTTATTTCTCATTTACAGATTCTGTCATTTGAAAACTTAGATAGCagattaaatgagaattgtttgaaaACACGGATAAcagattaaatatttctttttatttacacatttagccattgtatttctttcttatttacaaatctgcctcttcacttaaaatcaaaaattaaaattaattaattacaatgaattgttatttctttttgctgaaaataaaaacacaaactgtaatatatagtatatattaatctgctacaataaaattttcaagaaaaccaaatatcataaaattaataataattcataaaaacctactgtaaaaaattaaattatttttaaataaaaaaaaattaataggttaatatatgaatattacaattacatcaaattgcatcaagttataaaattataaatatattaggtacgtataaaaaattattatcaaacatctatattataatataatatattctactctaaatatattttacaaaaacataaaaatataaatggaaattttataaaattaatggtttataaatttacattgaacGCAAGTTAAATCCAACATCCGCGTAGGGGCGCGGATTAAGATCTAGTTTTACATTATTGCGTGGGAAAGGTTACTTTACGTGTTGAACTTGATTAACTTATTGCGGAGATGGGGATGGTGACGTGGCTTCTGAATGATTGGAAATCCTTGCaagtttggattttgattaGTTTACGTATTTACAATACATTCCCCCTCAAGCTTATCTTTTATGATGTAGACCCGCTATCAACTCTTCTTCTCAATCCTCTCCACTAATACCAATCacatttccttcttttttttgaacacaatacCAATCACATTTCTTCCATctcataaaaaaataagtagAATTCTATAGTTTGGGTGGTAAGAACCgcaatgtattttaaaattaatagtgttatttgtttaaatttcGTGTGATGTCCTAATATAAGTTTAGGAATGGACACAAACGACTACTTGTAGTTTTGGTATACTTAATAAACAATTTTCTTTGTACAATTTGTATTTGATTTGTTAAAAAGGAAgacatatattttcaagtacttaaaaaaaatgatagcgGACTTGCAAATTATTTAtcctattttatatgaatttcaaATTAAATGAGTATATTGTTTATAAAGAATTTCTCATTATTTTTTATGCTTCAATGTTGGAAACAAAGTTCATCAAATATCCTATTGTTTATTACTCATTGTTTTTTGCGACACTTAAATTGGGAAAATCGTGGAAGTCCCTTTGATCCAGTAGTTTGACTAAGGATTTACTAATGTTTCTACACTAGAAGGTTTGAGTTTCAAATTCTAGTAAATACAGAATTATGCGAATTAACGGagaaaaaatttacaaaagattTGTAGCATGACACAATGAGTATAGTcagtgttttgaaaaaaaaagacttaggtCAAActgaatatatgattttatgtaGAGATCAAATAGCAAGTATGGACGGGGTAATGAAAAATTGTGCTCACTGCTATGTAAATTGGTACAGAATGATGTTTTtgagtaaaatttatttatttggatAAATGGTTTAACTCTGTCGATCTCATGGACCGGTGGATTTGAGATTGGTTTAGGGCAAACCGGAGAGAGATGTTCAAATTCCCTGCCCTTTTTGTTCTGACAGAGATACGCCCAGTCAGCCATTTATGAGTGGCCAGCCACGTCACCACACTAATAACCGGGTCAAGGATAAGATAATGACGTTTCCAAACAAGGCCGTAACGTGATGCGACCTTCAAGTAAACGCTCGTTCTTTGCGATTCCTCCGCTtaccatataaatacataagATAAGTCCATTATTGACAGTTACGATCGTCTCTCTTCTCCAACGCTTCTGATCTCCTCTTTCGTTTCTGGTAAGCTCGTTTTCTCTCCATCGTTTCTGCTTCTCCGTTGACTGCGATTCTCGACGCGATCGCAGCGGTGGCGCATGTTCGTGTTCTCTTAGATTTGAATCAGTTTCCTTAGATCATACTTTTGCGAACGAAGAACGTTTCAGTTTCTGTGTATGTAGTGCCTTGATTTGTGCGATCCATGTTGATGTGATGATATAACTGATCGCGTTTGATCGATCCATGATGCCAGAGGCTAGAGAATAGTAGGTTCTCGGCGTAGATTAGTGTTGATCCATACCTAAGGCGTGCGTTAACAAGAGAAAGCTGATCTTACTAATCTGTAACGATGCCTTGTGTTCTTGGCCTACATTgattttgattgattgattgattgatacCTAAGGGCGTTAACAAGAGAAGCTGATCTTATTATATCCGTAACGAATCATCTCTTTGTGATATCAATATTGATCTCTTGTGAATTGTGATCTTCTTGATTAGTATTTTGAGTTAGCAATGAAGCCAGGAGGATCAGGGTTGAATCCAAACGCAGCAGCTTACGTACCAGTCGCCAAAAGAGACGGTGATTCTGCAAAGCCTGCTGCTGCTGTCACACATCCCTATGTAGCTGATGGTTATGGAGTTCAAGGAAAGGGAAGTTATCAAATGTACATGCCAAAGACGGCTACATCCTCTGAGAAGAAGGTGAGTGAGGAAGATTTGGAGATGGACGTGGACATTGAGTTTCTTTTAGCCACGTTCTCTGACTTGTCATATGAGTCTATCAGTGATGTGTACttggccaacaatggtgatctGGATGCAACTATCGAAATGCTGACTCAGCTCGAGGTGATTTGATTACACTAGTGTAGATTGTAAAGCTTAAGCTTTGATGTTCCAATTTCTGCAGATTTTCAGTAATGAAGCCGAGGAGTACCTCCCAGACACACTGGACATTGGCGATGTACCTGAAACCATCGAGCCTTCTACTTCATCAGCTCCAAAGCAGACGAATGCAAGTACATCAACATCCTCCCGTACCCCCAAACGCTCCCTTCTCCTGATTAAGAAAATGTGAggattaagaaaaaaacattcttgcaatggatgatgatgatatgagGTTGATGGGTTATCTTGGGAGATCTCTTTACTATGTTTTCCTTCCCCGCTGCTTTGTTACATTGGAGAAAAATAGAGAGTACAATGTatagatttttgaaaatatcaagTATGAGTGTTGAGAATTGGGATTGTTCTTATGGTGGACAAAGCTATGAATCATTAGCCACTGATGATGCTCTTTTGGCCATTTTTGAGTCTTTTTCTCTGCTTTTGCTCATTGCGCTGCTCAGTATTTTTGCATCTTCTCTTCACCACATGTATGACTTATGGAATTGATTTTGTTCTTTGGTATATTTCTAATGTTTACATCCATGAACTATATCTTGACAATGTTTAATGttgtatagtatttttttttctcccatTAATTCAAGATTTTATTCCCCAGTAAGTTGTTAAAAGATGGAATCTCAACATTGTTCGTGGGTCTGTaataattaaatgaataaacGTGCAGCTACATTTGCGgccctcttctctctctctaagtatTATTATTAGAATCATCTAAAAATACCTCCATATACTTGCTCgatttggtttcttcttctttctttttctcctttttcaTCATTCATTTGGTGATGCTGGAGATCTGATTCTTTTCTTCTGGGTTTTTGttttcgaggaagaagaacttcaaaaaaataataaaaaagatgGGTTTGGATTATTACACCATATTGAAGGTTGACAAGAATGCAACGGAGGATGATCTCAAGAAATCTTACCGAAAATTGGCTATGAAATGGCATCCTGATAAAAACCCTACCACCAAAACCGAAGCTGAAGCCAAATTCAAACAGATCTCCGAGGCTTATGAGGTAACTTCTCTCTTATAATCTTGTTCCTAATCTTGATTCCCTTAGATCccaaaaatatccaaaactGTGTGTGTATATGTCTTGCTGAGATCCATTCCTTTGACTAATAATGAGTTTCTTGGGACACAAGCAAAATGTACCTCCTCAAAGCCTATTTTCTGAGTGTGGGAAAACATTTCAGGTTCTGAGTGATCCGCAGAAGCGAGCAGTATATGATCAATACGGTGAAGAAGGGTTGAGCGGTATGCCGCCTCCCGGGAGCACAGGAAACAACGGAAGAGCAGGCGGTTTCAACCCTAGAGATGCAGAAGACATATTCGCAGAGTTCTTTGGAAGCAGTCCATTTGGTTTTGGATCAGCTGGTGGTGGTCCTGGAAGGTCAACAAGATTCCAATCAGACGGAGGAGGAATGTTCGGCGGAAACAATGGTAGTGAGAACATGTTCAGAACTTACAGCGACGGCACTGTACCTAAGAAACCTCCACCCGTTGAGAGCAAGTTGCCTTGTAGCCTTGAAGAGTTGTACACTGGATCGACAAGGAAAATGAAGATCTCTAGAACCATTGTTGACGCTAACGGGTAAACTATGTATCCATTCTATCGTATTCACCCGTAAGATTTTGAGGACAGGCTCTGAGAGTTTGGAGGTTATAGATaataagaattttatttaaaataatttgagtctatatctatataaattaatttttaaaatttgttttactGGA encodes:
- the LOC106403791 gene encoding polyadenylate-binding protein-interacting protein 6, whose product is MKPGGSGLNPNAAAYVPVAKRDGDSAKPAAAVTHPYVADGYGVQGKGSYQMYMPKTATSSEKKVSEEDLEMDVDIEFLLATFSDLSYESISDVYLANNGDLDATIEMLTQLEIFSNEAEEYLPDTLDIGDVPETIEPSTSSAPKQTNASTSTSSRTPKRSLLLIKKM
- the LOC106403801 gene encoding dnaJ homolog subfamily B member 4, which gives rise to MGLDYYTILKVDKNATEDDLKKSYRKLAMKWHPDKNPTTKTEAEAKFKQISEAYEVLSDPQKRAVYDQYGEEGLSGMPPPGSTGNNGRAGGFNPRDAEDIFAEFFGSSPFGFGSAGGGPGRSTRFQSDGGGMFGGNNGSENMFRTYSDGTVPKKPPPVESKLPCSLEELYTGSTRKMKISRTIVDANGRQAQETEVLTIVVKPGWKKGTKVKFPDKGNEQVNQLPADLVFVIDEKPHDLFKRDGNDLITSAKVTLAEAIGGTTVSIKTLDGRNLPVGVTEIVSPGYELVVPGEGMPIAKEKGNRGDLKIKFDVQFPTRLSTDQKSALKRVLVG